A portion of the Halobacillus ihumii genome contains these proteins:
- a CDS encoding DUF1128 domain-containing protein — translation MSLQEPTQDNLNIIINDMAERLQVVNRSLMDPEDYDINKYDEIKSLHDIVEMKGQLSVSEIQAFVQELGQYRK, via the coding sequence ATGAGTTTACAAGAACCTACCCAGGATAATTTAAACATTATCATAAATGATATGGCTGAACGCTTACAAGTTGTCAACCGCTCCCTTATGGATCCTGAGGACTACGATATAAATAAATATGACGAAATTAAATCATTGCACGACATTGTGGAGATGAAAGGCCAGTTAAGCGTTTCTGAAATCCAGGCATTCGTCCAGGAACTAGGCCAATATCGTAAATAG
- a CDS encoding KH domain-containing protein: MKALIETIVTPLVDHPEEIAVEVKEEDNKIVYHLTVHTEDVGKVIGKNGRIAKAIRTVVYAAGSDSNKRIYLDIM; this comes from the coding sequence ATGAAAGCCTTGATCGAAACAATCGTAACACCGCTCGTAGATCACCCGGAAGAGATCGCTGTTGAGGTGAAGGAGGAGGACAATAAGATTGTCTATCACTTAACCGTCCATACAGAAGATGTCGGAAAGGTAATAGGAAAGAACGGTAGAATTGCCAAAGCAATACGTACGGTCGTGTATGCGGCAGGGTCTGATTCAAACAAACGAATCTATTTAGATATCATGTAA
- the ffh gene encoding signal recognition particle protein, translated as MAFEGLSDRLQQTIQKIKGKGKVSEQDVKEMSREVRLALLEADVNFKVVKDFVKRIRERAVGSEVMESLTPGQQVIKIVKEELTDLMGGDESKIAVANRPPTVIMMVGLQGAGKTTTTGKLANLLRKNYNRKPMLAAADVYRPAAIQQLETLGRQLDMPVHAQGTEADPVDIAKNAVEKAKEEHHDYVIIDTAGRLHVDGDLMNELQRIKDAVVPDEIFLVVDAMTGQDAVNVAESFDEQLDITGVLLTKLDGDTRGGAALSIKAVTGKPIKFAGTGEKLDQIEPFHPERMASRILGMGDMLTLIEKAQTQVDEKQAKELESKMRNASFTFEDFLDQMQQVKNMGPLDELVNMIPGANKMKGLKNASFDDKQISHIEAIIQSMTIKERQDPSLMNASRKKRIARGSGRSVSEVNRLLKQFEDMKKMMKQMSNTKGKKGKGMNFPFM; from the coding sequence ATGGCATTTGAAGGTTTATCCGACCGATTACAGCAAACCATCCAGAAAATTAAGGGAAAAGGGAAGGTTTCCGAACAAGATGTTAAGGAAATGAGCCGCGAGGTGCGGCTCGCCCTCCTTGAGGCCGACGTTAACTTTAAAGTGGTAAAAGACTTTGTTAAGCGGATACGTGAACGAGCGGTCGGCTCTGAAGTGATGGAAAGCCTGACTCCAGGTCAGCAAGTCATTAAGATTGTTAAAGAAGAATTAACGGATTTAATGGGCGGGGATGAGAGTAAGATTGCTGTGGCCAACCGCCCGCCAACGGTCATTATGATGGTCGGTTTGCAAGGTGCCGGTAAAACGACGACAACAGGAAAACTTGCAAACCTGCTTAGGAAAAATTATAACCGTAAACCTATGCTGGCAGCAGCCGACGTTTATCGTCCAGCGGCGATCCAGCAGCTTGAGACATTAGGCCGTCAGCTGGATATGCCAGTTCATGCTCAAGGGACTGAGGCAGACCCTGTTGATATTGCTAAGAATGCGGTAGAAAAGGCTAAAGAAGAGCATCATGACTATGTCATTATTGATACCGCTGGTCGACTCCATGTCGATGGTGATCTGATGAATGAACTGCAGCGCATTAAAGACGCTGTCGTTCCTGATGAAATCTTTCTTGTCGTGGATGCGATGACAGGTCAGGACGCTGTGAACGTAGCGGAGAGTTTTGATGAACAGCTGGATATTACCGGCGTGTTACTAACGAAACTTGACGGCGATACGCGCGGTGGTGCTGCGCTGTCTATTAAAGCAGTAACCGGTAAGCCAATTAAATTTGCCGGTACGGGTGAAAAGCTTGACCAGATTGAACCATTTCACCCTGAACGAATGGCTTCCCGAATTCTAGGGATGGGTGACATGCTTACATTGATTGAGAAAGCTCAAACGCAGGTCGATGAGAAGCAGGCGAAGGAACTTGAATCGAAAATGCGTAACGCCTCTTTTACGTTTGAGGATTTTCTTGATCAAATGCAGCAAGTCAAAAATATGGGGCCGCTTGATGAACTGGTCAATATGATCCCTGGTGCCAACAAAATGAAAGGCTTAAAGAATGCCTCATTTGACGATAAGCAAATTTCTCACATTGAAGCGATTATTCAATCTATGACCATAAAAGAGCGACAGGATCCGTCTCTGATGAATGCCAGCCGTAAGAAACGGATTGCCCGCGGTTCAGGCAGGTCTGTTTCCGAGGTTAACCGACTGCTGAAACAGTTTGAAGATATGAAAAAGATGATGAAGCAAATGAGTAATACCAAAGGGAAAAAAGGCAAAGGAATGAATTTTCCCTTTATGTAA
- the acpP gene encoding acyl carrier protein, with product MAETFDRVKQIIVDRLDADESKVTMEASFKEDLEADSLDVVELVMELEDEFDMEISDEEAEKINTVGDAVNYINSVS from the coding sequence ATGGCAGAAACATTTGATCGCGTTAAACAAATCATTGTCGATCGTCTCGATGCAGACGAATCTAAAGTAACAATGGAAGCTTCCTTCAAAGAAGATCTAGAAGCAGACTCTCTTGACGTAGTAGAATTAGTAATGGAGCTCGAAGATGAGTTTGATATGGAAATCTCTGATGAAGAAGCTGAAAAAATCAATACGGTTGGCGACGCTGTGAATTACATAAACAGTGTGTCCTAA
- the rpsP gene encoding 30S ribosomal protein S16, with amino-acid sequence MAVKIRLKRMGSKRNPFYRVVVADSRSPRDGRFIEQIGTYNPVVNPVAVDIDADKAIDWMSNGAKPSDTVRNLFSNEGIMKQFHDKKNQK; translated from the coding sequence ATGGCAGTAAAAATTCGCCTAAAACGAATGGGCTCTAAACGTAACCCGTTCTATCGTGTAGTAGTAGCAGATTCACGTTCACCTCGTGATGGACGTTTTATTGAACAAATCGGGACATATAACCCAGTAGTTAACCCAGTAGCGGTTGATATCGATGCTGATAAAGCAATCGACTGGATGTCTAACGGTGCTAAGCCAAGCGATACAGTTCGTAACTTATTTTCAAATGAAGGCATCATGAAGCAATTTCACGACAAGAAAAACCAAAAGTAA
- the rnc gene encoding ribonuclease III, translating into MEDFSSFQAEISQQFKNLSLLEQAFTHSSYVNEHRKTDREDNERLEFLGDAVLELGVSQYLYKEFPNKPEGELTKLRASIVCEASLVKFANDLNFQELILLGKGEEMTGGRNRPALLADVFEAFIGALYLDKGFNQVVHFLENYVYPKIKEGAFSHAMDYKSQLQEFIQRDRNSRIEYEIVEERGPAHSREFVAHVRIQSEDAGIGIGRTKKEAEQKAAQQALINQGAL; encoded by the coding sequence ATGGAGGATTTTTCCAGTTTTCAAGCTGAAATTAGCCAACAATTTAAAAATCTTTCGTTGCTGGAACAAGCTTTTACCCATTCATCCTATGTGAATGAGCATCGCAAAACGGACCGTGAAGACAATGAGCGTCTTGAATTTCTAGGAGATGCAGTCCTGGAATTAGGGGTGTCTCAATACTTATATAAAGAATTTCCGAACAAGCCTGAAGGAGAATTAACAAAACTGAGGGCATCGATTGTTTGTGAAGCTTCACTTGTCAAATTTGCAAATGATTTAAATTTTCAAGAGTTAATCTTGCTCGGTAAAGGGGAAGAAATGACTGGAGGCCGTAATCGGCCTGCCTTATTAGCTGATGTATTCGAGGCATTTATAGGTGCTCTATACTTAGATAAAGGCTTTAATCAAGTCGTTCATTTTCTTGAAAATTACGTTTACCCCAAGATTAAAGAAGGTGCTTTTTCTCATGCGATGGATTATAAAAGTCAGCTCCAAGAATTCATTCAACGAGACCGAAATAGTCGAATTGAGTATGAAATTGTTGAAGAAAGAGGGCCGGCACACAGCAGAGAGTTTGTAGCCCATGTCCGGATACAGAGTGAGGATGCTGGGATCGGCATTGGACGTACGAAGAAAGAAGCAGAACAAAAAGCGGCTCAGCAGGCACTGATAAATCAAGGGGCTCTATAA
- the rimM gene encoding ribosome maturation factor RimM (Essential for efficient processing of 16S rRNA), with product MNEQLYNVGQVINTHGIKGEVKVRRITDFDERFQPGQLLYWVRDEQEHDLEELVVKTHRMHKGFDLISFEDHASINEVEKYRDGFLKVSESEQLPLAEHEFYFHEIIGCKVYLTTGEALGEVKEILTPGANDVWVVARQHQKDVLIPYIEEIVKDVNVEEQTVIIDPIEGLLD from the coding sequence ATGAACGAACAATTGTACAATGTTGGACAAGTTATTAATACTCATGGCATAAAAGGTGAAGTCAAAGTCCGCCGAATTACCGACTTTGATGAACGTTTTCAGCCGGGTCAGCTTTTGTATTGGGTGCGTGATGAGCAAGAACACGACTTAGAAGAACTAGTTGTAAAAACCCACCGAATGCATAAAGGGTTTGATTTAATTTCCTTTGAAGATCATGCTTCCATAAACGAAGTGGAAAAATATCGTGATGGATTTCTGAAGGTGTCTGAAAGCGAACAGCTTCCATTAGCCGAACACGAATTTTATTTTCATGAAATAATCGGATGTAAGGTTTATTTGACTACAGGTGAGGCACTGGGTGAAGTCAAAGAAATTCTTACTCCTGGAGCTAATGATGTATGGGTAGTAGCACGTCAACACCAAAAAGACGTACTGATCCCTTATATTGAAGAGATTGTGAAGGATGTCAA
- the ftsY gene encoding signal recognition particle-docking protein FtsY, whose translation MSFFKKLKEKFVQEPMEKAIEESMEKEEEREPVTPEPEETAEEAESLEGETEVEEAEEDLGEEQDLPNDPGEEAQQPESEEETQSKEANIASKFKMGLTKTRNSFTSKINDLVARYRTVDEDFFEELEEVLISADVGVNAVMEMIDELEMEVKRRNIKDTHQVKEVISEKLVELYYGDEDKGAVEELQTNADGLTIYLFVGVNGVGKTTTIGKLAHQLKSEGKKVTLAAGDTFRAGAIDQLDEWGKRAGVHVIKHSEGSDPAAVIYDGIQSAKSKQADVLICDTAGRLQNKVNLMNELSKVKRVIEREVPGAPHEVLLVLDATTGQNAMSQAKTFSEATDVSGIVLTKLDGTAKGGIVLAIRNELEIPVKLVGLGEKVSDLETFDAHAFVYGLFADMIEEQAEEE comes from the coding sequence ATGAGCTTTTTTAAGAAGTTAAAGGAAAAATTTGTTCAAGAACCGATGGAAAAAGCAATAGAGGAGTCTATGGAGAAAGAAGAAGAAAGGGAGCCGGTCACGCCTGAGCCTGAGGAGACAGCGGAAGAAGCTGAATCGCTCGAAGGAGAAACGGAAGTTGAGGAAGCCGAGGAGGACCTCGGAGAAGAGCAGGACTTACCGAATGATCCAGGTGAGGAAGCGCAACAGCCTGAATCAGAAGAAGAAACGCAGTCCAAAGAAGCTAACATTGCGTCAAAGTTTAAAATGGGCTTAACGAAAACGAGAAATTCATTTACGAGTAAAATTAATGACTTAGTAGCCCGTTATCGAACGGTTGATGAAGACTTTTTTGAAGAACTTGAAGAGGTGCTGATATCTGCTGATGTCGGCGTTAATGCTGTTATGGAAATGATTGATGAGCTGGAGATGGAAGTGAAACGCAGAAATATTAAAGACACTCACCAGGTGAAAGAAGTTATTTCGGAGAAGCTTGTTGAACTGTATTATGGTGATGAAGACAAAGGTGCGGTAGAAGAACTGCAAACCAACGCTGATGGCCTAACGATTTATCTGTTCGTCGGTGTTAATGGAGTCGGAAAAACAACGACAATCGGCAAGCTCGCTCACCAGTTGAAATCCGAAGGAAAAAAAGTTACCTTAGCCGCTGGTGATACATTTAGAGCGGGGGCGATCGATCAGTTGGACGAATGGGGGAAACGTGCCGGAGTTCATGTGATTAAACATAGTGAAGGCAGTGATCCCGCCGCAGTTATTTATGATGGCATTCAATCCGCAAAATCAAAGCAGGCCGATGTGCTGATTTGTGACACAGCAGGGCGACTTCAAAATAAAGTGAACTTGATGAACGAGCTATCTAAAGTAAAGCGTGTCATCGAACGGGAAGTTCCGGGAGCCCCTCATGAAGTACTGCTTGTTCTTGATGCAACAACAGGCCAGAATGCGATGAGTCAGGCGAAGACGTTTTCTGAGGCTACAGATGTTTCCGGCATTGTCCTTACCAAACTGGATGGAACCGCGAAAGGCGGCATTGTCCTCGCGATCCGTAATGAACTGGAAATTCCGGTGAAGCTGGTGGGGTTAGGTGAAAAAGTAAGTGATTTAGAAACATTTGACGCACACGCCTTCGTTTATGGGTTGTTTGCTGATATGATAGAAGAGCAAGCGGAAGAAGAATAG
- the fabG gene encoding 3-oxoacyl-[acyl-carrier-protein] reductase produces MLHEQVALVTGASRGIGRSIALELAQSGAKVAVNYAGSEDRADAVVQEIKDNGGEAIKIQANVSQGDDVSRMVKTVVEEFGRLDILVNNAGITKDNLLMRMKEQEFDDVIDTNLKGVFMCTKGVTRQMMKQKFGRIINISSIVGVSGNPGQANYVAAKAGVIGLTKSNAKELASRNITVNAVAPGYITTDMTDQLTEEQREQMLALIPLNRLGEGADVARAVRFLASGDAAYITGQTLHVDGGMVM; encoded by the coding sequence ATGCTTCATGAACAAGTTGCACTCGTCACAGGTGCTTCACGTGGAATTGGCCGGTCCATTGCCCTTGAGCTGGCTCAAAGCGGAGCGAAAGTTGCTGTGAATTATGCGGGCAGTGAAGATCGAGCAGATGCGGTTGTTCAAGAAATTAAGGATAACGGCGGCGAAGCGATTAAAATTCAAGCCAACGTCTCTCAAGGGGATGATGTCAGCCGAATGGTGAAGACAGTAGTCGAAGAATTTGGCCGCCTGGATATTTTAGTGAACAATGCTGGAATCACAAAAGACAATCTGCTAATGCGTATGAAGGAACAAGAATTTGATGATGTAATCGACACCAACTTAAAAGGCGTTTTTATGTGTACAAAAGGCGTAACGAGACAGATGATGAAGCAGAAGTTTGGCCGAATTATTAATATTTCCTCTATTGTTGGGGTTTCAGGTAATCCAGGACAAGCCAACTATGTAGCTGCTAAAGCAGGCGTTATTGGATTAACAAAATCTAATGCCAAGGAACTGGCTTCACGTAATATTACGGTGAATGCCGTGGCTCCTGGCTATATTACAACAGATATGACTGATCAGCTTACAGAGGAACAGCGTGAACAAATGCTTGCTTTGATTCCTCTTAACCGATTAGGCGAAGGAGCAGACGTTGCTCGAGCTGTACGTTTCCTCGCCTCAGGTGACGCTGCCTATATTACAGGGCAGACACTTCACGTTGATGGCGGTATGGTCATGTAA
- a CDS encoding YlqD family protein, with product MQILKRIPVKQVLTAASRKKLTEQFEQDYFRLKQECEQLWFEQKKLEKKQEFSKMDVEKRFSTEIQKRKDKMKRAEHLLGQLEILPDDSELVIDEVDSIVTMEAGDRYEERMLDPQIIIKDGIVIRAR from the coding sequence ATGCAAATTCTTAAACGAATACCTGTGAAACAAGTGTTAACAGCAGCAAGCAGAAAAAAACTAACTGAGCAGTTTGAGCAAGATTATTTTCGTCTGAAACAAGAATGTGAACAGTTATGGTTTGAACAAAAGAAGCTTGAAAAAAAGCAGGAGTTTTCTAAAATGGATGTGGAAAAACGTTTTTCCACTGAGATTCAAAAGCGTAAAGATAAAATGAAGAGGGCAGAACACCTGCTTGGTCAATTGGAAATTCTTCCGGATGACAGTGAATTAGTCATTGATGAGGTGGATTCTATTGTGACTATGGAAGCAGGGGATCGATATGAGGAACGAATGCTCGATCCTCAGATTATTATTAAGGACGGAATAGTCATACGAGCGAGGTAG
- the smc gene encoding chromosome segregation protein SMC — translation MFLKRLDTVGFKSFAERVTVDFVSGVTSVVGPNGSGKSNITDAIRWVLGEQSARSLRGAKMEDIIFAGSETRKALNMAEVTLTLNNEHHTLPLDYQEVSVTRRVYRSGESEFYINNQTCRLKDIVDLFMDSGLGREAFSIISQGKVEEILSSKPEERRSIFEEAAGVLKYKQRKKKAEHKLFETQENLNRVEDIIHEIDGQLEPLKEQASVAKDYLEKKDELKNVEIALLVTQIENLHEEWQGLLDQLEEVKHEEGKLKADVDERAASIAKKRENMEALEESIEDLQETLLVLTRELENLEGKKELMKERHKHYSENKTKLTSEYEELSSQLDVVKQKAQAETNKLKTFRQNRKETKANLKQAKEALHQGVEDIEAEIEDCKSDYIDLLNKQAAKRNEQQTLEQQLVQLSNKKGVQQGKFQELSDERAVIESSLKERNHKLETASQKRQDLEEELKALDDQIKKDDQAYQEWQQKLYQGYQYLEKMRSKKEMLEEMKEDYSGYFHGVREVLKAREKQLIHGVEGAVLEVIDIPINYLTAIETALGAQAQHVIVQDEKSGRQAIHWLKQNNKGRATFLPLTTIQPRSIYGQAADKLTGEEGFVGVASELIQFDSRYEKAIQHLLGHIVIATNLEQANRIANAVNRKYRIVTLEGDVVNPGGSMSGGAQKKSNQSLFTREKELQELTEKITSFDAKARNVEEKVKRLKDQLNSNTEKREQVKEQSISSRNAEYEEQSAIRELQVKVGHLNDQLQLYDQDQSQFNQDQSQANERLSTLTEELTSLNKQLEHLQKRIDDLNGAKGQQQEDEANQKERYQNLQIKLAEQDSAVENQKEKAERLQEDLQSVQDQLEKNRHSYEQLVEVVDSNQSEEDIMEDIEKSKIRKETTSSLIQERREERNQLAQSVHQEEQTQKEIQRRHQNYLQDIQQKEVKVNRLDVELENLLNYLQDEYVITFEKAKNDYQGVEDVQSASTRVKLIKRAIDELGTVNLGAIDEYDRIVERYDFLTGQQTDLLQAKETLYSIIYEMDSEMERRFEETFTKIRAQFGEVFKDLFGGGKADLQLTQPDNMLETGVDIVAQPPGKKLQNLSLLSGGERALTAIALLFSILRVRPVPFCVLDEVEAALDEANVERFARFLKEFSAQTQFIVITHRKGTMEESDVLYGVTMQESGVSKLVSVRLEDTAELVGT, via the coding sequence ATGTTCCTCAAACGTTTGGATACAGTAGGATTTAAATCATTTGCCGAACGAGTAACAGTGGACTTCGTTTCAGGAGTCACTTCAGTTGTCGGTCCAAATGGAAGTGGGAAAAGTAATATAACAGATGCGATCCGCTGGGTACTCGGTGAACAATCTGCCCGATCATTGCGAGGGGCAAAAATGGAAGATATCATTTTTGCCGGAAGTGAGACGAGAAAAGCCTTAAATATGGCGGAAGTCACTTTAACGTTAAATAACGAACATCATACGTTACCACTTGATTATCAGGAAGTTAGTGTAACGCGGCGAGTATATCGTTCAGGAGAAAGTGAATTTTATATAAATAATCAAACATGCCGTCTAAAGGATATTGTCGATTTATTTATGGATTCCGGACTCGGCAGAGAAGCATTCTCGATTATTAGTCAGGGAAAAGTCGAAGAAATTCTCAGCTCTAAACCTGAAGAGCGCCGTTCTATTTTTGAAGAGGCGGCTGGGGTGCTTAAGTATAAACAAAGAAAAAAGAAGGCGGAACATAAGCTTTTTGAGACACAAGAAAACCTCAATCGAGTAGAAGATATTATTCATGAGATTGATGGACAGTTGGAGCCATTGAAGGAGCAAGCCTCAGTGGCGAAAGATTACTTAGAGAAAAAAGACGAGTTGAAGAACGTAGAAATTGCTTTACTCGTTACTCAGATTGAAAATCTCCATGAAGAGTGGCAGGGGCTTCTAGACCAATTAGAGGAAGTGAAACACGAAGAAGGTAAATTGAAGGCTGATGTAGACGAGAGAGCAGCTTCGATAGCTAAGAAACGTGAAAACATGGAGGCTTTGGAAGAATCAATTGAAGACCTGCAGGAAACGTTGTTGGTGCTTACGCGCGAACTGGAAAACTTAGAAGGTAAAAAAGAGTTAATGAAGGAACGCCATAAACATTACTCTGAAAACAAGACGAAATTAACCTCAGAATATGAAGAGCTATCTTCACAGCTCGACGTTGTAAAGCAAAAGGCACAGGCTGAAACGAACAAATTAAAGACATTTCGACAAAATCGTAAAGAAACCAAAGCAAATCTTAAACAGGCAAAAGAAGCTCTGCACCAAGGTGTAGAGGATATCGAAGCTGAAATTGAAGATTGTAAGAGTGATTATATTGACTTATTAAACAAACAGGCTGCCAAACGTAATGAGCAGCAAACCTTAGAGCAGCAACTCGTCCAGCTGTCTAATAAAAAAGGGGTACAGCAAGGGAAGTTTCAGGAGCTGTCAGACGAAAGGGCTGTTATTGAGAGTTCCTTAAAAGAGCGGAATCATAAGCTGGAAACAGCCAGTCAGAAGCGGCAGGATTTAGAAGAGGAGCTTAAAGCACTTGATGATCAAATTAAAAAAGATGATCAGGCTTATCAGGAATGGCAGCAAAAGCTTTATCAGGGATACCAATACTTAGAAAAAATGCGCTCTAAAAAAGAAATGCTTGAGGAGATGAAGGAAGATTACTCTGGCTATTTTCACGGAGTGCGCGAGGTGCTGAAGGCGAGAGAGAAACAGCTCATCCATGGCGTGGAAGGCGCTGTTCTTGAAGTCATTGACATTCCAATAAACTATTTAACGGCTATTGAAACCGCTCTGGGTGCCCAAGCCCAGCATGTCATTGTGCAGGATGAGAAGTCGGGACGACAAGCTATTCACTGGCTGAAACAAAACAATAAAGGACGGGCAACTTTTCTTCCGTTAACAACGATTCAGCCTCGCTCTATTTACGGACAGGCGGCTGACAAGTTAACAGGTGAGGAAGGTTTTGTCGGTGTTGCCTCCGAGCTGATCCAGTTTGATTCTCGTTATGAAAAGGCGATTCAACACTTATTAGGTCATATTGTGATCGCAACAAATCTAGAGCAAGCGAATAGGATTGCCAATGCAGTTAATCGCAAATACCGGATTGTTACCCTTGAAGGAGACGTTGTAAATCCGGGCGGATCAATGTCAGGCGGTGCTCAAAAGAAATCTAACCAATCGCTTTTTACAAGAGAAAAAGAACTACAGGAGTTAACAGAGAAGATTACGTCTTTTGATGCTAAAGCGAGAAATGTTGAAGAAAAAGTAAAGCGGCTGAAAGACCAGCTTAATTCGAATACTGAGAAGCGAGAACAAGTAAAGGAACAGTCCATTTCTTCACGAAACGCTGAGTATGAAGAGCAATCAGCTATCAGAGAACTGCAGGTAAAAGTCGGTCATTTAAATGATCAGCTGCAATTATATGATCAGGATCAATCACAATTTAATCAAGATCAATCGCAGGCAAATGAGCGGTTAAGCACGTTGACAGAAGAATTAACTTCCCTCAACAAACAGCTGGAACATCTGCAGAAGAGAATCGATGATTTGAATGGTGCTAAAGGCCAACAGCAAGAGGATGAAGCCAATCAGAAGGAACGTTATCAGAACTTGCAAATCAAACTTGCAGAACAAGATTCAGCTGTTGAGAACCAAAAAGAAAAAGCGGAGCGTTTACAAGAAGACTTGCAATCGGTGCAAGACCAACTAGAAAAAAATCGTCATTCTTACGAGCAGCTCGTGGAAGTCGTGGATTCTAATCAATCAGAAGAAGACATTATGGAAGACATTGAAAAGTCAAAAATAAGAAAAGAAACAACGTCTTCACTGATTCAGGAACGCAGGGAAGAGAGAAATCAATTAGCTCAGTCTGTTCATCAGGAAGAACAAACACAGAAAGAAATCCAGCGCAGACATCAAAACTATCTTCAAGATATTCAGCAGAAGGAAGTCAAAGTAAACCGGCTCGATGTAGAGCTTGAGAATTTGCTGAATTATTTGCAGGACGAATATGTGATAACGTTTGAGAAAGCAAAAAACGATTATCAAGGTGTCGAGGATGTCCAGTCAGCCTCTACACGTGTGAAATTAATTAAGCGGGCCATTGATGAGTTAGGGACGGTTAATCTTGGAGCTATTGATGAGTACGACCGAATCGTGGAACGCTACGATTTCCTAACAGGACAGCAGACAGATTTGCTGCAGGCTAAGGAAACCCTTTACTCGATTATTTATGAAATGGATAGTGAGATGGAGCGCCGGTTCGAGGAAACGTTCACGAAAATCCGGGCTCAATTTGGTGAAGTATTTAAAGACTTATTTGGCGGCGGAAAGGCAGATCTGCAGCTAACACAGCCTGATAATATGCTTGAAACGGGTGTAGATATCGTGGCCCAGCCCCCTGGTAAGAAACTGCAGAATCTCAGCCTTTTATCCGGAGGAGAACGTGCTCTGACCGCGATAGCTCTGTTATTCTCTATTTTGCGAGTACGACCTGTTCCTTTCTGTGTGCTCGATGAAGTAGAAGCTGCACTAGATGAAGCGAACGTCGAGCGGTTCGCACGGTTTCTAAAAGAGTTTAGTGCACAAACCCAGTTTATTGTGATCACCCACAGAAAAGGAACCATGGAAGAATCAGACGTCTTGTATGGCGTAACGATGCAGGAATCCGGAGTGTCGAAACTTGTTTCTGTTCGATTGGAAGACACGGCGGAATTAGTGGGAACATAG
- a CDS encoding putative DNA-binding protein, whose protein sequence is MLEKTTRINYLFDFYQSLLTPKQRNYMELYYLEDYSLGEISETFNVSRQAVYDNIRRTEAMLEEYEDKLFLYGKFEKRQQLIQKMIEAVNDTEQNNQFHNWLEQLQELE, encoded by the coding sequence GTGCTTGAAAAAACAACACGCATTAACTATTTGTTTGACTTTTATCAGTCCCTGTTGACTCCAAAACAGCGAAACTATATGGAACTCTATTATTTAGAAGATTATTCGCTCGGTGAAATATCAGAGACTTTTAATGTATCAAGACAAGCTGTCTATGATAATATTCGCCGTACAGAAGCGATGCTTGAGGAATACGAGGACAAGTTATTTTTGTACGGAAAGTTTGAGAAGCGTCAGCAATTGATCCAGAAAATGATAGAGGCAGTGAACGATACTGAGCAGAACAATCAGTTCCACAACTGGCTCGAGCAACTACAAGAATTAGAATAG